In the Trueperaceae bacterium genome, one interval contains:
- a CDS encoding uracil-DNA glycosylase: protein MNNLPAGLEDCVRCPRLVEHRKRTAKEKRKAYRNHSYWGRPVPGFGDTRAKVVIIGLAPGAHGSNRTGRMFTGDASGDFLYPALYRAGFSNQARSVDMDDDLTLQDVWVTSAARCVPPGNRPHRNEIAACREWLNHDFSQLPEARIVLALGKIAHDAYLDFLKAKGKDLVKARHPFCHGQFHKLEDQGLPLLDSYHVSFQNTNTGRLTKNMFDRILTRVRELADIPSLCR, encoded by the coding sequence ATGAATAACCTCCCTGCTGGGCTCGAGGACTGTGTCCGCTGTCCTAGGCTCGTAGAACATCGCAAGCGAACGGCTAAAGAAAAGAGGAAGGCCTATCGTAATCATTCGTACTGGGGACGACCAGTTCCTGGATTTGGCGATACAAGAGCCAAAGTGGTAATTATCGGATTGGCCCCGGGAGCGCATGGTAGCAACCGTACAGGAAGAATGTTCACCGGTGATGCCAGTGGAGATTTCCTTTACCCTGCCTTGTATCGGGCAGGCTTTTCAAATCAAGCTAGATCTGTTGATATGGATGATGACCTGACCCTGCAAGATGTTTGGGTCACCTCAGCAGCCCGATGTGTACCCCCCGGAAACCGACCGCACCGCAATGAAATTGCTGCCTGCCGCGAGTGGCTAAATCATGACTTCTCACAACTTCCAGAAGCCCGAATCGTTCTTGCGCTAGGCAAAATAGCACACGACGCATACCTAGATTTTCTCAAAGCCAAAGGTAAAGATCTCGTGAAAGCCCGACATCCTTTTTGTCACGGCCAATTCCATAAGCTTGAAGACCAAGGACTACCCCTTTTGGACAGCTACCATGTGAGCTTCCAAAACACTAACACCGGCCGCTTGACTAAAAACATGTTCGACAGAATACTTACAAGGGTCCGTGAACTAGCGGACATCCCATCCCTGTGCCGCTAA
- a CDS encoding rRNA (guanine-N2)-methyltransferase, translating to MPLKTLNIGDRHEGLLRSGHPWIYRNHLPKHNLETACWVRVEAGRLSAIGLYQSIGDVGIRLYDRNQVPDHSWVINRLQTAQDIRKGLGNPGNNAYRILYGESDGFPGIVVDRYDRFAIIKTYITGVDSLLITLAKALGKTMKLKGVLARTKDGYRVLWGQEPPAEFTVRENGLNFLANIYEGQKTGLYLDQRDNRSIVRAWAAGARVLDVFSYTGGFSVNALEGGALYATIVDRADQALHDAHRNVMANRFKPNQYETVRADAYEYLKTLVSQGKTYDLVILDPPSLARRKTQRTKALKSYRRLNRLAFQSVANGGLLATSSCTTQVSPTGFRRVLAEAASSIGATTQIIHETAHPPDHPVPLNFPEARYLKFFLIRVLHK from the coding sequence GTGCCGCTAAAAACCCTAAATATTGGAGATCGGCATGAAGGTCTTTTACGTAGCGGGCACCCTTGGATCTACAGGAACCACTTGCCAAAGCACAATCTTGAAACAGCTTGCTGGGTTCGTGTCGAAGCAGGGAGACTTAGCGCTATCGGCTTATACCAATCAATTGGTGACGTAGGTATCCGTCTTTACGATCGTAACCAGGTTCCAGACCACTCTTGGGTAATAAATCGACTGCAAACGGCCCAAGATATTAGAAAAGGACTTGGTAACCCGGGCAACAATGCATACCGCATTCTTTATGGCGAATCCGACGGATTCCCTGGCATCGTTGTAGACCGCTATGACCGTTTTGCAATAATCAAAACTTACATTACTGGTGTGGATTCGCTTTTAATTACCCTAGCAAAAGCTCTAGGGAAAACCATGAAACTAAAAGGAGTACTAGCTCGTACTAAGGATGGCTACCGCGTTCTCTGGGGCCAGGAACCACCAGCAGAATTTACAGTCCGCGAAAACGGCTTGAACTTCTTGGCTAATATTTATGAAGGTCAAAAGACTGGGCTCTATCTCGATCAGCGAGATAATCGATCAATAGTGCGAGCTTGGGCGGCTGGAGCTCGAGTTTTAGACGTATTTAGCTACACCGGTGGATTCTCCGTCAACGCCCTCGAAGGGGGTGCACTTTACGCAACAATTGTAGACCGTGCTGACCAAGCTCTTCATGATGCACATAGGAATGTCATGGCCAACCGATTTAAACCTAATCAATATGAGACGGTACGAGCTGATGCCTATGAGTACCTAAAGACGTTAGTTAGTCAAGGTAAGACCTATGACCTCGTTATCCTTGACCCTCCATCCCTAGCGCGCCGTAAAACGCAGCGAACCAAGGCACTAAAGTCGTATCGGCGCCTAAACCGCCTAGCTTTCCAAAGTGTTGCTAATGGGGGATTACTGGCTACTTCAAGCTGCACTACGCAAGTATCTCCCACAGGCTTTCGCAGAGTGCTAGCCGAAGCTGCGTCTTCGATCGGAGCAACAACACAAATAATCCATGAAACAGCTCACCCACCAGATCACCCCGTACCACTAAATTTTCCAGAAGCTAGGTACCTAAAGTTCTTTCTCATTCGAGTACTCCACAAATGA